The following DNA comes from Fervidibacillus albus.
CGTACATAGAGGAATTCCGTACATAATAAAAACCCAAAGACCATTGCACTCACCGTATGAGATGAGCAATGACCTTTGGGTAAAATGACAAACAGGAAAATCCCGTATAAAAATACGGAAATAAAGACATTGCCCACTCATAGTCAGGTTATTTACGGTAACCTGGTAGAAACTTGCAGGCCATATTCCTGCGATTATATGAGTGAATGCTATGAAATTCAATTCCATTATAAATACGTAGTTTTCGAAAAGCAACCCTAAATCCAAAATGATAACGAATACATAAAAAAATTATAACGAATTCATTACTATTGTCACCAATCCACCAAGTATTGCTGCGAAAACAATGAATAAGATATACAAGTATTTCTGCTTTCGTTCCCTTTTTCTTTCCATTTCTTCAGGAGTTAACCATTTAGACATTTTCTTCACCTTTCGTATCCTGTATATATTTATCATACAAAACGATAGAATACGAGCAAATCCGACAAATTTCCTATTTTTTCGATAATCTTCGTTATTTTTTTAATAAATTATTTAAATTGTTGTCGATTAGAAATATTTTTTATATTATGATAGATATATATGTAAATTGGAAGGTGTTTTTATGGAAATTTACATCGCACGTCAACCGATTTATGATCGAAATCGATCAGTATATGGATACGAACTCCTTTATCGGAACGGGAAACGGCATAATGAAGCAATACAAAACGGAGATAAACAGACGATCGACGTGTTGGTCAACAGTTTCTATCGTTTTGATATTGAAAAATTGACGAATCATAAATTCGTATTTATTAATTTTACAAAAAATTTATTGTTGGAAAATGTTCCGTTACATTTTCCCCCCCACCAACTCGTCATTGAAATTTTAGAAAATATCCCTATCACGGAAGACATATTACACGTTTGTAAAAAATTTAAGGAAAAAGGCTATCGCATCGCCCTTGATGATTTCACGTTTGACAACGCCCATATGCATTTAGAGGAAATTCTTCCGTTAATCGATATAATCAAAATTGATTTCCCTTACACCTCCTCATCGGATCGTCGAAAAATGATGAACATTAAACAAAGGTATCCAATTCAAATGGTAGCGGAAAAAATCGAAACGGAAGCGGAATTCAAACAGGCGTACAACGAGGGGTTCGATCTTTTCCAAGGGTTTTTCTTCCATAAACCGATGATCTTCTCGAAAAGGGAAATTCCAACAGGTTTTTATTCCCGTATCAAACTTATGGATGAAATAAAAAAACCGGAGCCAGATATCAATCGCATTACGACCATTATCGAAAACGACCTTTCCCTTTCCTATAACATTTTAAAAATGATAAACAAACATTTTATACGGAAAAATAAAATTAAATCGATCGGCCAGGCAATCGTCTTATTAGGATTGAAGGAGATTCAACGGTGGATTTTTATTATTTCATTACAAGAATCAATTGGAGAAAAGGACGAGGTAACGAAGGAATTGCTCCATACAAGTTTACTTCGGGCAAAGTTTAACGAATTT
Coding sequences within:
- a CDS encoding EAL and HDOD domain-containing protein gives rise to the protein MEIYIARQPIYDRNRSVYGYELLYRNGKRHNEAIQNGDKQTIDVLVNSFYRFDIEKLTNHKFVFINFTKNLLLENVPLHFPPHQLVIEILENIPITEDILHVCKKFKEKGYRIALDDFTFDNAHMHLEEILPLIDIIKIDFPYTSSSDRRKMMNIKQRYPIQMVAEKIETEAEFKQAYNEGFDLFQGFFFHKPMIFSKREIPTGFYSRIKLMDEIKKPEPDINRITTIIENDLSLSYNILKMINKHFIRKNKIKSIGQAIVLLGLKEIQRWIFIISLQESIGEKDEVTKELLHTSLLRAKFNEFFAKDVLHVKDFGEYFLTGMFSMIDTILHIPMANVVTELPLQDSITAALLGEENKHRRVLNIVKAIERADWETVTHSIEQFGIEEVELFSIYLKAMKWAQAFLEEDLVKQS